A region from the Microcella frigidaquae genome encodes:
- a CDS encoding MFS transporter, producing the protein MSPQQRAHRQRRLLVPSVVAAMVILSSASFVIFPLIPALQGTLGVSTAEIGYLAAAGFAAALVAELLVAPAADRGHARLMAVIGVVMVAGSLGLSALATEGWHLIAGRAVGGFGFGIFVIAASALIVRFDHARSGELLGRLGAAELAGIAVGPLASGIALAFAAPSAILAVSAVVVLLALIPVLVGFFEAAHVATPVTAGDSRFRHDDPHPPTGGIAAGVIGFDGTDADRTLRFGASAPRTSLDLLRSPRIIGIVLLYAAVMVPTGAYDGIWPRFMADIGADPVLTAASYALFALPYVLVAGWAGRLADRRGGVAAYARGLLILLPIVTLYGFVGNPWLATGMGFVESTGQALAFIGAAAAMAHAVDPARAGSAQGLLRGIGLAAATIAAGVSGLAYEAGGATLLFVGTAVTVLVVAGVGLLLARSRRAGDPSARS; encoded by the coding sequence ATGTCCCCGCAGCAGCGCGCGCACCGCCAGCGACGGTTGCTCGTGCCCAGCGTCGTCGCCGCGATGGTGATCCTGTCGTCGGCATCGTTCGTCATCTTCCCGCTCATCCCTGCCCTGCAAGGCACCCTCGGCGTGAGCACCGCCGAGATCGGCTACCTCGCCGCGGCCGGTTTCGCCGCCGCCCTCGTCGCCGAGCTGCTCGTCGCCCCCGCCGCCGACCGCGGCCACGCCCGCCTCATGGCGGTCATCGGCGTCGTCATGGTCGCCGGCTCGCTCGGCCTGAGCGCGCTCGCCACGGAGGGCTGGCACCTCATCGCCGGCCGCGCCGTCGGCGGCTTCGGCTTCGGCATCTTCGTCATCGCCGCGAGCGCCCTCATCGTGCGGTTCGACCATGCGCGCAGCGGCGAGCTGCTCGGGCGCCTCGGGGCCGCCGAGCTCGCGGGCATCGCGGTGGGGCCCCTCGCATCCGGCATCGCTCTCGCGTTCGCCGCGCCGTCGGCGATCCTCGCCGTGTCGGCCGTCGTCGTGCTGCTGGCGCTCATCCCCGTGCTCGTCGGGTTCTTCGAGGCGGCGCACGTGGCCACTCCCGTGACGGCGGGCGATTCGCGGTTCCGCCACGATGACCCCCACCCGCCGACCGGCGGCATCGCGGCGGGCGTCATCGGCTTCGACGGCACGGATGCCGACCGCACGCTGCGCTTCGGCGCGAGCGCCCCGCGCACCAGCCTCGACCTGCTGCGCTCGCCCCGCATCATCGGCATCGTGCTGCTGTACGCCGCGGTCATGGTGCCGACCGGAGCCTACGACGGCATCTGGCCGCGGTTCATGGCCGACATCGGCGCCGACCCCGTGCTGACGGCGGCGAGCTACGCTCTCTTCGCCCTGCCCTATGTGCTCGTCGCCGGGTGGGCGGGCCGCCTCGCCGACCGCCGCGGCGGCGTCGCGGCCTACGCCCGCGGGCTGCTGATCCTGCTGCCGATCGTCACCCTCTACGGGTTCGTCGGCAACCCCTGGCTCGCCACGGGCATGGGGTTCGTCGAGTCGACCGGGCAGGCCCTCGCCTTCATCGGCGCGGCCGCCGCGATGGCCCACGCCGTCGACCCGGCGCGCGCCGGCTCGGCGCAGGGGCTGCTGCGCGGCATCGGTCTCGCGGCCGCGACCATCGCCGCCGGTGTCTCGGGGCTCGCCTACGAGGCGGGCGGCGCGACCCTGCTGTTCGTCGGCACCGCAGTGACGGTGCTCGTCGTCGCGGGGGTCGGGCTGCTGCTGGCGCGCAGCCGACGGGCTGGCGACCCGAGCGCTCGAAGCTAG